Proteins from one Aspergillus nidulans FGSC A4 chromosome VIII genomic window:
- the glpV gene encoding glycogen phosphorylase (transcript_id=CADANIAT00001632) codes for MSEGRHERRPSVGAPVSDLKGPIGPGFSRPKHKRNYTGFGKAEIRSVEASIPEALREAWRKHSVSGFTNKEEFEHELVRHVETTLARSLYNCDELAAYSGTALAFRDRLIIEWNKTQQRQTLNDQKRVYYLSLEFLMGRTLDNAMLNVGMKDVAREGLSDLGFRIEDVVSQEHDAALGNGGLGRLAACLLDSLATLNYPAWGYGLRYRYGIFKQEIVDGYQVEIPDYWLDFNPWEFPRHEITVDIQFYGWVRTYEDENGKTVHSWQDGETVQAVAYDVPIPGYGTRTTNNLRLWSSKAASGEFDFQKFNAGDYESAVADQQRAETISAVLYPNDNLDRGKELRLKQQYFWCAASLHDIVRRFKKTGRPWSEFSDQVAIQLNDTHPTLAIVELHRILIDIEGLDWDVSWEIVTNTFGYTNHTVLPEALEKWSVPLLQNLLPRHMQLIFEINLYFLQFVEKKFPDDREILSRVSIIEESHPKMVRMAHVAVIGSHKVNGVAELHSDLIQSTIFRDFVAIYGPDKFTNVTNGVTPRRWLHQANPRLSDLIASKLGGYDFLTDLTLLDQLEDYADDKDFQREWVEIKTSNKLRLAKHIKETTGYSVNPNSLFDVQVKRIHEYKRQQLNIFGVINRYLKIKSMSGEEKKKVQPRVSIFGGKAAPGYWMAKTIIHLINEVSVVVNNDPDVGDLLKVIFIEDYNVSKAEIICPASDISEHISTAGTEASGTSNMKFVLNGGLIIGTCDGANIEITREIGEQNIFLFGNLAEDVEEIRHKHMYSGFTLDPQLARVFDAIRSGTFGEASHYSALLASIAEHGDYYLVSDDFNSYIKTQEMVDEAFKDREEWVSKSITSVARMGFFSTDRVINEYAESIWNIEPLPVRD; via the exons ATGTCTGAGGGACGTCACGAAAGAAGACCCTCCGTTGGAGCCCCGGTTTCGGATCTTAAAGGACCAATTGGCCCTGGATTCAGTCGGCCTAAGCACAAACGCAACTACACTGGCTTTGGGAAGGCAGAGATCAGGAGTGTTGAAGCCAGTATCCCTGAAGCATTAAGAGAGGC ATGGAGGAAACAT TCTGTATCTGGTTTTACAAACAAAGAAGAATTCGAG CATGAACTCGTACGCCACGTCGAAACCACGCTGGCACGCTCGCTGTACAATTGTGATGAACT TGCTGCATACTCTGGAACTGCTCTGGCTTTCCGAGACCGGTTGATCATTGAATGGAACAAAACCCAACAGAGGCAAACTTTAAACGACCAGAAACGGGTCTACT ATCTGTCACTCGAATTCCTGATGGGCAGAACCCTCGATAACGCGATGCTCAATGTAGGCATGAAGGACGTTGCGAGAG AGGGTCTGAGCGATCTGGGTTTCCGTATTGAGGACGTGGTTAGCCAGGAGCACGACGCCGCCCTTGGTAATGGTGGTCTGGGACGTCTGGCAGCATGCCTTCTCGACAGCCTCGCAACTCTCAACTACCCTGCCTGGGGTTATGGACTGCGTTATAGATACGGAATCTTCAAGCAGGAGATTGTAGACGGATACCAAGTTGAAATTCCTGATTACTGGCTTGATTTCAATCCATGGGAGTTTCCTCGACATGAGATTACCGTCGACATCCAATTCTACGGCTGGGTGAGGACCtatgaggatgagaacggGAAGACTGTGCACTCATGGCAGGACGGTGAAACGGTGCAAGCTGTGGCGTATGATGTCCCAATTCCAGGATACGGCACGCGTACCACAAATAATCTACGTCTTTGGTCAAGCAAAGCAGCTAGCGGCGAATTCGACTTTCAGAAGTTCAATGCCGGTGACTATGAAAGTGCAGTAGCAGATCAGCAACGCGCTGAAACAATTTCCGCCGTCCTTTACCCGAATGATAATCTGGACAGGGGCAAAGAGCTGCGGCTAAAGCAACAGTACTTTTGGTGCGCAGCCTCCCTTCACGACATTGTAAGAAGGTTTAAGAAGACAGGTCGTCCATGGAGCGAGTTCTCGGATCAGGTTGCCATTCAGCTCAATGATACTCATCCAACATTGGCTATTGTCGAACTGCATCGCATCCTCATTGATATTGAAGGCCTTGATTGGGATGTATCCTGGGAGATCGTGACCAACACATTCGGCTACACTAACCATACCGTCTTACCAGAAGCTCTCGAGAAGTGGTCGGTGCCCCTACTGCAAAACCTCCTTCCACGTCACATGCAACTCATCTTCGAGATCAACCTGTACTTCTTGCAATTCGTGGAGAAGAAATTTCCCGATGACCGCGAGATTCTCTCGAGAGTGTCTATAATTGAGGAGTCTCATCCGAAGATGGTCAGAATGGCCCATGTTGCGGTCATTGGCTCCCACAAAGTCAACGGCGTCGCCGAGTTGCACTCGGACCTTATCCAGTCCACTATATTCAGAGATTTTGTCGCGATCTACGGCCCAGACAAGTTTACGAATGTCACCAACGGGGTAACCCCACGCCGCTGGCTCCATCAGGCAAACCCTAGGCTGTCCGACCTAATTGCCTCCAAGCTTGGAGGCTACGATTTCTTGACCGACCTAACTCTCCTAGACCAGCTAGAAGATTACGCAGACGATAAGGATTTCCAGAGAGAATGGGTAGAGATCAAGACCTCGAACAAGCTCCGGCTTGCTAAGCACATCAAGGAAACGACCGGATATAGTGTGAACCCAAACTCTCTGTTCGACGTCCAGGTGAAACGCATCCACGAGTACAAACGCCAACAACTCAACATCTTTGGTGTCATCAACCGCTACCTGAAGATAAAGTCCATGTCTggtgaggagaagaagaaggtccaGCCTCGcgtctccatcttcggcGGCAAAGCGGCCCCAGGTTACTGGATGGCTAAAACAATAATCCACCTCATAAACGAGGTTTCAGTAGTTGTTAACAATGATCCAGATGTTGGAGATCTTCTGAAAGTTATCTTCATCGAAGACTACAATGTCAGCAAGGCGGAGATCATATGCCCGGCCTCCGACATCAGCGAGCACATCTCTACGGCTGGCACCGAGGCAAGCGGCACAAGTAACATGAAATTCGTCCTCAATGGAGGTCTCATCATTGGCACCTGCGATGGAGCTAAC ATCGAAATTACCCGCGAAATCGGCGAACAAAACATCTTTCTCTTTGGAAATCTCGCCGAAGACGTTGAAGAAATCCGGCACAAACATATGTACAGCGGCTTCACTCTCGATCCGCAACTCGCCCGTGTTTTTGATGCTATTCGCTCCGGCACATTCGGCGAAGCGTCGCACTACTCTGCTCTTCTCGCTTCCATTGCCGAGCATGGCGACTACTATCTTGTCTCGGACGACTTCAATTCGTACATCAAGACGCAGGAGATGGTAGACGAGGCGTTCAAGGATCGCGAGGAGTGGGTAAGCAAGAGCATAACCAGCGTAGCGAGGATGGGGTTCTTCTCCACGGATCGAGTTATCAATGAGTATGCGGAGAGTATCTGGAATATTGAGCCGTTGCCTGTTAGGGATTAA
- the gpaB gene encoding guanine nucleotide-binding protein subunit alpha ganB (transcript_id=CADANIAT00001631): MGSCFSSESAGDVEQKKRSQAIDRKLEEDSRRLRRECKILLLGSGESGKSTIVKQMKIIHQNGYTVEELALYRLTVYKNLLECAKALIGAYHQFNLEPTSQKVRDNIEFLANYNIDPDPNIPLDPAVGDAITYIWNDPCTSTALERQNEFYLMDSAPYFFEEAKRITSPDYIPNVNDVLRARTKTTGIYETRFTMGQLSIHMFDVGGQRSERKKWIHCFENVTSIIFCVALSEYDQVLLEEGNQNRMMESLVLFDSVVNSRWFMRTSIILFLNKVDLFRQKLPRSPLSNYFPDYSGGNDVNRAAKYLLWRFNQVNRAHLNLYPHLTQATDTTNIRLVFAAVKETILQNALKDSGIL, encoded by the exons ATGGGGTCGTGTTTCAGTTCAGAATCAGCAGGAGATgtggaacagaagaagagaagccaggcAATCGACCGGAAACTAGAAGAGGACTCAAGGCGTCTACGGCGAGAGTGCAAGATCCTGCTACTCG GATCTGGAGAAAGCGGTAAATCAACGATTGTGAAGCAGATGAAAATCATTCATCAGAACGGATATACGGTCGAAGAGCTGGCGCTGTATCGACTCACAGTCTACAAAAATCTCCTTGAATGCGCGAAAGCTTTAATAGGAGCCTACCACCAGTTTAACCTCGAACCTACAAGCCAGAAAGTCCGCGACAATATCGAGTTTCTCGCCAATTACAACATTGACCCAGATCCCAATATACCTCTAGATCCCGCGGTAGGGGATGCCATAACCTATATCTGGAATGATCCGTGCACATCAACAGCACTAGAAAGACAGAATGAGTTCTACTTGATGGATTCGGCGCCTTA TTTCTTTGAGGAAGCGAAGCGCATAACGTCACCAGATTATATACCAAACGTTAATGATGTGCTGCGCGCAAGAACCAAGACGACGGGTATCTATGAGACACGCTTTACGATGGGCCAATTAAGCATTCA CATGTTTGATGTTGGCGGCCAGCGCAGCGAGAGGAAAAAGTGGATTCACTGCTTCGAAAATGTCACGTCTATTATCTTCTGCGTGGCATTAAGCGAATACGATCAAGTACTATTGGAAGAGGGAAACCAG AACCGAATGATGGAGAGTCTGGTACTCTTTGACTCCGTCGTCAACTCTCGATGGTTCATGCGAACAAGTATCATCCTTTTCCTGAACAAGGTGGATCTTTTCCGACAAAAGTTACCTCGCTCCCCGTTGAGCAACTACTTTCCAGATTACTCAGGGGGCAACGATGTGAACCGAGCCGCGAAATATCTCCTCTGGAGGTTTAATCAGGTCAACAGGGCGCACCTGAACTTATACCCTCA CTTGACACAAGCTACCGATACAACGAATATCCGACTAGTATTTGCCGCCGTAAAGGAGACCATTCTGCAAAATGCTTTGAAAGACTCGGGGATCCTGTAA